The region CGATATGATGGACGGCCGCATCGGAGCAATCCGCCGGGCCCTAGATAAGGAAGGTTGGATCAACGTCGGGATCCTAGCCTACTCCGCCAAATATGCTTCCGCCTACTACGGTCCCTTCCGGGATGCCCTGGATTCTGCCCCCCAATTTGGGGACAAAAAAACCTATCAAATGGATAACGCCAATGGCAGGGAAGCTCTGAAAGAAGTGGATTTAGATATTCGGGAAGGGGCGGATATGGTAATGGTTAAACCTGCCTTGGCCTATTTGGATATTATTTGCCGCATCAGATTCCATACTAATTTACCAGTAGTAGCCTACAACGTCAGCGGAGAGTATGCCATGGTCAAAGCAGCGGCCGCCAGGGGTTGGATCGACGAAGAAAAGGTAGTGCGGGAAACCCTCATCAGCATGAAACGAGCGGGGGCAGACTTAATTCTGACCTATTTTGCCAAGGATGTGGCCAGGATGTTGGCCCGATAACTGGGTTTTTTTTCCTTGAACAATTACCTTTGATATCCGTTATGACTCAACTTTTTCCCATTCGCAAAACTGCCCTATTGGTTACTGCTTCCCTGGCGATCGCCGTTAGTGGTTGCGAACCGGCCGTTAGGGAAACCGACAGTCCCACAGCGGAATCCCCGGCCACGGATTTAACCGTGATGACGACAATTTTGCCCATTACCCAATTTACTAATGCGGTGGTCGGCGATCGGGCCGAGGTAATTCCTTTGATGCCCACCAACGTGGATCCCCATGATTTTCAGGCCAGTCCCGCCGATGTCAAGAATTTGGCTAACTCTAGGGTTTTGGTAAAAAATGGCTTAGAAATGGAGTCCTTTTTAGAGGGCTTAATCGCCAATGCTGAGAATCCGAACCTGACCGTAATCGACTCTAGCGGCGGCATTGCCACCATTTCTAATGGGTCTGGGGAAGGCCATAGCCACGACAAAACCACTGACCATAATCACGACCATGACCACGGGGAAGCTGGACACCATGACCACGGAGAATTTAATCCCCACATTTGGCTTGATCCTAAGCGGGCCATTCAGCAGGTGAAAAACATTAGAGACGGCATGATTGCGGTAGATCCGGAGGGGACGGAAATTTACACCGCCAACGCTGCTAAATTTATCGCCGAACTGGAAGCCCTAGATGGGGAAATTACTAATAAGCTGGCTCCCTTTACCGGCAAAACCTTTGTGGCCTTCCATGATTTTGCCCCCTACTTTGCCCAGAGTTACAACCTCAAAGCAGAGTTTATGGTGGATGTGCCGGCGGATAAACCAGCCCCAGCGGACATCAAACGGGTGATGGATACGGTGGAAGCTTCTAACCTGAAAACAATTCTGACTGAGCCTAGTGCCGGGGAAGATGGCTTTGAGGCGATCGCCAAGGATATGGGGGTTCAAGTCAGTATCTTTAATCCGATCGAGGTTGGAGGCCCTGAAGCCGTTAGCCCGGAATATTACCTTGCCACCATGCGCAGTAACGTCAACAATCTGGCCACATCCTTTGGGGCATCCACCAGTACATCAACCCAGTCAGTACTTCCCCTGGGGGCAATACGGTCTGTAGCTATGGTTCCCCAGAGAGTCGGAGTGCGGTTTTAGGAGATGACTTTGGGTACTGAAGTTTTGGTGGTGGAAGGACTGACGGTGTACCGAGATACCTACCCGGCGGTGCAGGATGTTTCCTTTGCCCTCGAAGAAGGGACAGACACGGCCATTGTGGGGCCCAATGGGGCCGGAAAAAGCACCCTGATTCAAGCCATTTTAGGGATTTTGCCACGGCAAGCAGGCTATGTGTCGGTCTTGGGCCATACCCTCAGTCGCCGAGGAACTCTCCCCCCCCAAGTTCGCCAACAGATCGTCTATCTGCCCCAAAACTTTCTCTTTGATCGCCGGATTCCCATCACCGTCAACGAATTGGTGGCCCTGGGGTGGGACGAGCTGAGTCTAAAATTGCCCTGGACTAACCGTCAAAGAAGACGCTTAGAGGTTCACCGGGCCTTGGATCTAGTGGATGCCCTCCATCTAGGGCCCCAACCCATCTCTCGCCTTTCTGGGGGGGAAATGAAACGGGCATTATTGGCCTATTGTGTGGTGCGACCCCGCCGCCTATTGATCTTGGATGAGGCCCCCGCGGGGCTGGACATCCATAGTGAATCGGAATTTTATCGCCTAATTTATCAACTGAAACGGGAGCAAGGATGGGCGATTTTGCAAATTTCTCACAACTTGGACATGGTG is a window of Synechocystis sp. PCC 7338 DNA encoding:
- a CDS encoding metal ABC transporter solute-binding protein, Zn/Mn family is translated as MTQLFPIRKTALLVTASLAIAVSGCEPAVRETDSPTAESPATDLTVMTTILPITQFTNAVVGDRAEVIPLMPTNVDPHDFQASPADVKNLANSRVLVKNGLEMESFLEGLIANAENPNLTVIDSSGGIATISNGSGEGHSHDKTTDHNHDHDHGEAGHHDHGEFNPHIWLDPKRAIQQVKNIRDGMIAVDPEGTEIYTANAAKFIAELEALDGEITNKLAPFTGKTFVAFHDFAPYFAQSYNLKAEFMVDVPADKPAPADIKRVMDTVEASNLKTILTEPSAGEDGFEAIAKDMGVQVSIFNPIEVGGPEAVSPEYYLATMRSNVNNLATSFGASTSTSTQSVLPLGAIRSVAMVPQRVGVRF
- a CDS encoding metal ABC transporter ATP-binding protein, encoding MTLGTEVLVVEGLTVYRDTYPAVQDVSFALEEGTDTAIVGPNGAGKSTLIQAILGILPRQAGYVSVLGHTLSRRGTLPPQVRQQIVYLPQNFLFDRRIPITVNELVALGWDELSLKLPWTNRQRRRLEVHRALDLVDALHLGPQPISRLSGGEMKRALLAYCVVRPRRLLILDEAPAGLDIHSESEFYRLIYQLKREQGWAILQISHNLDMVRKNCDRVLCLNRVLRCQGAPDYALSADNLVALYGSEFVRYRHRH